A window from Vigna angularis cultivar LongXiaoDou No.4 chromosome 7, ASM1680809v1, whole genome shotgun sequence encodes these proteins:
- the LOC108336419 gene encoding kinesin-like protein KIN-7N produces MEKICVAVRLRPPVSEDSSSAVGTFWNVEDNRISLHKIHGTPLSASSYAFDHIFDERSSNASVYELLAKDIIHSALDGFNGTAFAYGQTSSGKTFTMNGSETDAGVIPRAVRDIFATIETVSDREFLIRVSYMEIYNEEINDLLVVENQKLQIHESLERGVFVSGLKEEIVNNAEQVLNLIKAGEVNRHFGETNMNVRSSRSHTIFRMVIESKGKDSNSSNDCSINDVVRVSVLNLVDLAGSERIAKTGADGVRLKEGKYINKSLMVLGNVINKLSEGSKQRGHIPYRDSKLTRILQPALGGNAKTSIICTIAPEEIHIEETRGTLQFASRAKRITNCVQVNEILTDAALLKRQQLEIEELRKKLQGSHAEVLEQQILKLRNDLLKYEMELQEERKSRNQLIREQQIKFENSTTKSFSDCGTNDSQGPGFLRHGFMEEYSDISSISQGDIFKSPKADPSAFVVRRSKYSTLPDQSPLPDVFCNVADEDMWLKMNNGYVADLDSLQTTPPTNRKVQSFPTIDTTGCTSEIEKYEREVQDLRRQLELAKERINELEKKHSKEVPSSKQLMGEAAKHQQEAQLIHELHLGLSESMGNFKDGFEEVLSIMQRCASGGTLSTEKIISTVSEIGAHLFATLEGHISVNMVGQRSSTENCTVINGQQRLFRESIDNIITSLELSKTSITEGLEKKQKCSCEHKGSGLGGETAYSKEDLCERYESMERELHLLKVERESLLQKFSESSEKLSMVSSQKENVLKDLNTEVLRRKNLEGEVKQFAAAFASRQESLSSFHSDLKTEIGKWRAQTPNSLPKSFG; encoded by the exons ATGGAGAAGATCTGCGTCGCCGTTCGCCTCCGTCCTCCAGTGTCCGAAGACTCCTCCTCCGCCGTTGGAACCTTCTGGAATGTCGAAGATAACCGCATATCTCTTCACAAGATCCACGGCACTCCTCTCTCTGCCTCTTCTTACGCTTTCG ATCATATATTCGACGAAAGAAGCAGCAATGCTAGCGTCTACGAGCTCCTTGCCAAGGATATCATTCACTCCGCGCTCGATGGCTTCAACG GAACTGCATTTGCGTACGGGCAGACCAGTAGTGGCAAGACTTTCACCATGAATGGTTCTGAAACTGACGCAGGAGTGATTCCTCGGGCAGTTAGAGATATATTTGCGACAATTGAGACA GTATCTGATCGAGAGTTTCTGATCCGAGTTTCCTATATGGAGATCTACAACGAAGAAATTAACGACCTTCTTGTTGTTGAAAACCAGAAATTGCAAATTCACGAGAGTTTGGAG CGTGGAGTATTTGTCTCAGGGCTGAAAGAGGAAATTGTAAATAATGCTGAACAAGTGCTGAATCTCATTAAAGCAGGGGAAG TTAACAGACATTTTGGTGAGACAAATATGAATGTAAGGAGTAGCAGATCGCACACAATATTTAGAATG GTGATTGAAAGCAAAGGAAAGGATTCCAATTCTTCCAATGATTGTTCAATCAATGATGTTGTTCGAGTTTCAGTCTTG AATTTAGTAGATCTTGCTGGTTCTGAAAGGATTGCCAAAACTGGAGCTGATGGAGTACGTTTAAAAGAAGggaaatatattaacaaaagcTTGATGGTTTTGGGAAACGTTATCAACAAACTAAGTGAGGGTTCGAAGCAAAG GGGGCATATCCCGTATCGTGATAGTAAATTAACTCGTATACTCCAACCTGCTCTTGGTGGTAATGCCAAAACGTCCATTATTTGTACCATAGCGCCAGAAGAG ATTCACATTGAAGAAACAAGGGGAACTCTTCAGTTTGCAAGTAGAGCCAAACGCATAACGAATTGCGTTCAAGTGAATGAG ATATTGACGGATGCTGCCTTGTTAAAACGGCAACAATTAGAGATAGAGGAACTACGTAAGAAGCTTCAG GGGTCCCATGCTGAGGTGCTCGAGCAACAGATTCTTAAACTCAGGAACGATTTGCTGAAG TATGAAATGGAACTGCAAGAGGAGAGGAAATCACGTAATCAATTGATTAGGGAACAAcagataaaatttgaaaattctaCTACAAAATCTTTCTCAGACTGTGGGACGAACGACAGTCAG GGACCGGGATTTTTGAGGCACGGATTTATGGAAGAGTACAGTGACATTAGTAGTATATCTCAAGGAGATATTTTCAAATCTCCGAAGGCAGATCCCAGTGCTTTTGTAGTCAGGCGATCAAAGTATTCAACGTTGCCAGATCAAAGCCCCCTTCCAGATGTTTTCTGTAATGTGGCCGATGAAGATATGTGGTTGAAAATGAACAACGGTTATGTTGCAGATCTTGATTCCCTTCAAACTACTCCTCCCACCAACAGAAAAGTTCAGTCATTCCCGACAATTGATACAACT GGTTGTACTAGTGAAATTGAGAAGTATGAACGTGAGGTTCAAGATTTGAGGAGACAACTGGAACTAGCTAAAGAAAGAATAAATGAACTCGAG AAAAAGCATTCAAAGGAAGTGCCATCCAGCAAACAATTAATGGGTGAAGCAGCAAAACATCAACAAGAAGCACAACTAATTCATGAATTGCATCTGGGGTTATCTGAATCTATGGGAAATTTCAAGGATGGCTTTGAGGAGGTTTTGTCAATAATGCAG AGATGTGCGTCGGGTGGCACACTATCGACTGAGAAGATAATTTCAACTGTGAGTGAAATTGGAGCTCATCTATTTGCAACTTTGGAAGGTCATATTTCAGTCAATATGGTTGGTCAAAGGTCTTCCACTGAAAACTGTACTGTAATTAACGGACAACAAAGATTGTTTCGCGAGAGCATTGACAATATAATTACATCACTGGAGTTATCGAAAACCTCAATAACAGAAGGACTGGAGAAGAAACAGAAGTGCAGCTGTGAACACAAG GGCTCTGGTTTGGGAGGTGAAACTGCGTACTCAAAGGAGGATTTATGTGAAAGATATGAAAGCATGGAAAGGGAGTTACATCTTTTGAAGGTCGAAAGAGAGTCTTTGCTGCAGAAGTTTTCTGAATCATCTGAGAAACTATCAATGGTTTCCAgtcaaaaagaaaatgttttgaaaGATTTAAATACTGAAGTGCTGAGAAGGAAAAATCTAGAAGGGGAAGTTAAGCAGTTTGCTGCAGCTTTTGCTAGTCGTCAGGAATCACTCAGTTCCTTTCATAGTGATCTTAAGACCGAAATTGGGAAATGGAGAGCTCAGACTCCAAATTCATTGCCCAAATCTTTTGGGTGA
- the LOC108337655 gene encoding uncharacterized protein LOC108337655 isoform X2: MALLSILILTAKSSTPSFTPQMASPTLKPHKRLAEFLNDEQEPFILELYLSERDYSNRWSSNDGDSTNTSDKPKKKGFFYVLKALYKKLSFPKETESFLTKVHEYDQRNKHEGVLQHTRLDHILQFSSDTRFTMFSSCQDIGEEGTSLFSHKQQHLFYSRTLYNMVPQQRRQRQRFIEGGHELLRKIHVPRAPNVIEDIRRMQQRIQSSGDILLPKKIRGKSLLSAAGRWGGLVEETKKKGNCASTRVVLRGTDDVSEKLKSKRVLRRIKKMLFDCVKDIAITLPTEDDRKRGYRQFMGPLQIGKLLRQRTNKWDQQAVAVGGANLTYLLTLDYLNSIVEWKKFEPHVNDISIEITDSILDNILNEIVIEITATSTPNT, from the exons ATGGCTCTGCTCTCTATCCTCATTTTAACTGCAAAATCTTCTACTCCTTCCTTTACACCTCAAATGGCCTCACCAACACTCAAACCACACAAAAGACTAGCAGAGTTTCTCAATGACGAACAAGAACCTTTCATCTTAGAGCTTTACCTTTCAGAAAGAGACTATTCCAACAGGTGGAGCTCCAATGATGGAGATTCAACCAACACTTCAGACAAACCAAAAAAGAAGGGTTTTTTCTATGTCCTAAAAGCCCTGTATAAGAAGCTTTCTTTCCCCAAAGAAACCGAAAGTTTTCTAACCAAAGTTCATGAGTATGACCAGAGAAACAAACATGAAGGTGTCCTTCAACATACCCGGCTCGATCATATTCTTCAGTTTTCGTCAGATACCAGATTTACTATGTTCAGTTCATGCCAAGATATTGGTGAAGAGGGAACCTCCCTGTTCTCACATAAACAGCAGCACTTGTTTTATTCCCGCACTTTATACAACATGGTACCGCAGCAGAG AAGGCAGCGGCAGAGATTCATAGAAGGTGGTCATGAATTACTGAGAAAGATTCATGTACCAAGAGCTCCAAATG TGATTGAGGATATTAGGAGAATGCAACAGAGAATACAGAGTAGTGGTGATATTCTTCTGCCAAAGAAAATCAGAGGGAAGTCGTTGTTATCAGCAGCTGGTAGGTGGGGTGGTCTAGTGGAGGAGACAAAGAAGAAAGGGAACTGTGCAAGTACTAGGGTTGTTCTTCGTGGGACTGATGATGTTTCTGAGAAATTGAAATCTAAAAGGGTGTTGCGTAGGATAAAGAAGATGCTGTTTGATTGCGTGAAAGATATTGCCATAACCCTTCCAACAGAAGACGACAGAAAGAGAGGTTACAGACAATTTATGGGGCCTCTACAGATTGGAAAGCTCCTTCGTCAGAGAACAAACAAATGGGACCAACAAGCTGTAGCTGTAGGTGGAGCAAACCTTACTTACTTATTGACTTTGGATTACTTGAATTCAATCGTGGAATGGAAAAAGTTCGAACCCCACGTCAACGACATCAGCATTGAGATCACCGATTCAATTTTAGATAACATCCTCAATGAAATTGTAATAGAAATTACTGCAACTTCGACACCAAATACGTAA
- the LOC108337655 gene encoding uncharacterized protein LOC108337655 isoform X1, with the protein MALLSILILTAKSSTPSFTPQMASPTLKPHKRLAEFLNDEQEPFILELYLSERDYSNRWSSNDGDSTNTSDKPKKKGFFYVLKALYKKLSFPKETESFLTKVHEYDQRNKHEGVLQHTRLDHILQFSSDTRFTMFSSCQDIGEEGTSLFSHKQQHLFYSRTLYNMVPQQRNRRQRQRFIEGGHELLRKIHVPRAPNVIEDIRRMQQRIQSSGDILLPKKIRGKSLLSAAGRWGGLVEETKKKGNCASTRVVLRGTDDVSEKLKSKRVLRRIKKMLFDCVKDIAITLPTEDDRKRGYRQFMGPLQIGKLLRQRTNKWDQQAVAVGGANLTYLLTLDYLNSIVEWKKFEPHVNDISIEITDSILDNILNEIVIEITATSTPNT; encoded by the exons ATGGCTCTGCTCTCTATCCTCATTTTAACTGCAAAATCTTCTACTCCTTCCTTTACACCTCAAATGGCCTCACCAACACTCAAACCACACAAAAGACTAGCAGAGTTTCTCAATGACGAACAAGAACCTTTCATCTTAGAGCTTTACCTTTCAGAAAGAGACTATTCCAACAGGTGGAGCTCCAATGATGGAGATTCAACCAACACTTCAGACAAACCAAAAAAGAAGGGTTTTTTCTATGTCCTAAAAGCCCTGTATAAGAAGCTTTCTTTCCCCAAAGAAACCGAAAGTTTTCTAACCAAAGTTCATGAGTATGACCAGAGAAACAAACATGAAGGTGTCCTTCAACATACCCGGCTCGATCATATTCTTCAGTTTTCGTCAGATACCAGATTTACTATGTTCAGTTCATGCCAAGATATTGGTGAAGAGGGAACCTCCCTGTTCTCACATAAACAGCAGCACTTGTTTTATTCCCGCACTTTATACAACATGGTACCGCAGCAGAG AAACAGAAGGCAGCGGCAGAGATTCATAGAAGGTGGTCATGAATTACTGAGAAAGATTCATGTACCAAGAGCTCCAAATG TGATTGAGGATATTAGGAGAATGCAACAGAGAATACAGAGTAGTGGTGATATTCTTCTGCCAAAGAAAATCAGAGGGAAGTCGTTGTTATCAGCAGCTGGTAGGTGGGGTGGTCTAGTGGAGGAGACAAAGAAGAAAGGGAACTGTGCAAGTACTAGGGTTGTTCTTCGTGGGACTGATGATGTTTCTGAGAAATTGAAATCTAAAAGGGTGTTGCGTAGGATAAAGAAGATGCTGTTTGATTGCGTGAAAGATATTGCCATAACCCTTCCAACAGAAGACGACAGAAAGAGAGGTTACAGACAATTTATGGGGCCTCTACAGATTGGAAAGCTCCTTCGTCAGAGAACAAACAAATGGGACCAACAAGCTGTAGCTGTAGGTGGAGCAAACCTTACTTACTTATTGACTTTGGATTACTTGAATTCAATCGTGGAATGGAAAAAGTTCGAACCCCACGTCAACGACATCAGCATTGAGATCACCGATTCAATTTTAGATAACATCCTCAATGAAATTGTAATAGAAATTACTGCAACTTCGACACCAAATACGTAA